TGGTGGGGATTGGCTTCATGCTCTTTAGCCTGAACGCCCGGCTGGCCCTATTCGTGCTCATTCCGGTGCCGTTCGTGGTGCTGGGCACATGGTTCTTTTGGCACACGATCTATCCCCGCTACTATCGTTTCTGGGACAGCCAGTCGAAGCTTGCCGCCCTGCTCAACGGCATGCTTTCGGGTATTCGCACCGTGAAAGCCTTTGCCCAGGAGCGCCGGGAGCAGAAGCGCTTCGATGGCGTGGCTGGCTACCTGCGCGACTCCCGGCGTGCTGTGGACCGTGGATCTGCGACCTTCTTCCCCATTTTCGGCTATGCGTTCAGCCTGGGCGGGCTGATTGTGTGGCTGGCCGGTGGCAGGAGTGTCATCGGTGGGCAGATAACCCTAGGGACGTTGATGGCCTTCCTGGGTTACCTGGGCATGTTCTATGGGCCGATCTCGGCGCTGACCATGTTTTCCAACTGGCTGACCGGTTTTCTCACCGCCGGTCAACGGATCTTTGAGGTGCTCGACGCCGATGTCACCCTGCGCCCACCAGAACACCCGCGGCCTGTGCGTGCCGTCAGGGGCCGCATCGAGTTCCGCAACGTTACCTTCGGCTACGACCCCTACGACCCGGTTCTGCGCAATATCTCGTTGGTGATTGAACCCGGGCAACTCGTGGGGATCGTGGGCAAGAGCGGTTCTGGCAAGACCACGTTGGTCAACCTCATCTGCCGCTTCTACGAACCGCAGCAGGGGCAAATCCTCATCGATGGGATTGACGTGCGCGAGATGTCCAACGAAGACCTCCGCCGCCACGTGGGGCTGGTGCTGCAAGAGCCGTTTCTCTTTCGAGCGACCATCGCCGAAAATATTGCCTACGGGCGTCCGGATGCCACGCCTGCCGAGATTATCGACGCCGCAAAGGCGGCTAACGCTCACCGGTTCATCATGCGGCAGCCAAGTGGCTACGATACGCGATTGGGGGAGCGAGGTGCAGGCCTTTCCGGCGGGGAGAAGCAGCGCATCAGCATCGCCCGAGCGCTCCTTTGTGATCCGAGCATCCTGATCCTGGACGAAGCCACCTCCAACGTAGATACCGAATCGGAGCTCCAGATTCAGGAAGCGCTTTCTGTGCTCTGTAAAGGGAGGACCACCATAGCCATCGCCCATCGTCTTTCTACCCTGCGCGGCGCGGACATCATCTATGTCCTGGACGACGGGTGCATTGTGGAGCAAGGTTCGCATGAGGAGCTCATGAGCAAGGAAGGCCTTTACTATCGGCTTGTCATGATTCAAACTCGCCTGACCAAGTTGGAGGCGTAGGGGTCGCAGCCGAGTTGCGACGCTGAGGAGCGAGACAATGTCAGAGATTCAGGACAGCGGACGTGCTACTTTGCGGGAGGTGGGTGTGCGCTACCTCACGCCCGAGAATTCCCATTTCTTCATCGGCAGCTTAGGTTCATTGCATTGCATTGTCGATGACCAGGAGGCCTACGCTAACGTGCACTGCCTCTTGTCCTTTCCCATCAGCTTTCCGCAAAACTTCATCTCGGTGTGGTACACGGACGAGCGCGGTAAGGAGCACGAAATCGGCGTCATCGAGCGCCTGGAGGATTTTCCGGGAGAGACGCAGCAGCTCATACGCCAGAGTCTTGGCCGCCAGTACTACGAGCAGCGTATTCGCCGCATCTACGAGACGCGATGGGAGTACGGCCTCATCTTCTTCGACGTGGAGACCGATAGTGGGCGCACGCAGTTCAGCATGCGATGGCAGCACGAGAAGGCGTTGGAGTACGGCCAGAATGGCAAGGTGTTGCTCGATACCTTCGACAACCGCTATGTGATCCCCTCGGTTGCTGATCTACCAAGCTCCGACCGCAACAAGCTCATGCGTTTTATCTACTGGTAGCGCAAGCGCAGCCCGCCAAGGGTAGTAAGACAGCGGCAGGTTGGCCTGCTTTCGCTGAGGACTGTCCAGCTCGGCGCTGCGATGCGTTTTGTCTTCCTGTTGCCTCTGACAAGCGCGGGAAGGCTCCCACCGGCACGCGGGGTGCATAAACTTCTTGCAAAGCTGGCGCGGTTGTGCTATATTACGCGCGCCAAAGTGTGTTCCCTAAAGGAGCTGGGTTCTTTGCGGAAGGGCCGCTGGGAAGTGAGATCCGGTTTTCCGACCGACAACTATACGCCTCTCGGTTACCTCGATAACCCTGGCCATACCTGGAAGTTGCACCGCGCGGGCTTGGTGCGCATCGTCTCACCTCTGCGGGCGGTCTGGCATTACCCGAACGTGACTCACTGTTCAGCGGCGCTGTCATTGCACGTGGGCCTCCGGATGGGCAACACGACTGTCGTTGGCGGCGATTGGGCCCACGTCGGGGCCGAGATGGTGTGCCCCCACCACAGCAAGAACCTGATAGTCCACCACGCACGTCTGGGTTTCCTGGAGCTCACCGCAGAGTTCGCCATGGCGAGCGCTGAGGTCCTCGAGATTGCCTGCCGCCTCGGCAATTCGAGCGACAAGTCCCTGGATGCTGCCTTGGTGATGCTGGTGAGCTACTTTTCTGGCCAGGACCGCGCTGGCTTGTGGCAATTTGGGGCAGCTGGGCGCTACCTACCGTCCCACGGGGCATTGATGATGCGCAGCTTTGCCGAAGGACCTGCCTTCGGCGTGCTGCCGTCCCTCCGTCCGGAAACCGTAGAGCTGACAGGCCCACAGGGCCCCTGGACCGACAAACTCTTGCTTGCATGGGAAGGGCTTGTCCACGGGCAACTCAAGCCAGGAGAAAACCTCTGCGGGGCGCTGATGGAGATTCCGCTTGCCCTCGACCCGCGCGAGAAAAGGGTGGTTGAGTGCAGGGTGGCCAGGGGCTGGTCAGAGTCTGAGGTCTTGACTGTTCTCCGCAGCAGGCCAGCTCAACGGCCGTGCACGATCCCTGCCAAAAGGAGGGAAGATAACGCCTTCTGGCGCAGGTGTCCGCAACTTGTGGGAGATTGGCCCGCACACTGGCGACATGGCTGGGTTTACGACTGGGAGACCTTGCGCATGTGCGTCCGTCAGCCGGCAGGGATCTTCCGCAGGCCATGGGATGGCATGCAGGTGCAGAAGCCGCGCGTGGTGCTGGCCGAAACCGCCCTGGATATGATGATGCTCAGCTACGCCGAGCCATCACTCGCCAAGGAAGTATTGCTGGGCGCCTTCACGGATGCGCTTGCGCCGCAAGTGCCATGCGCTCGCGAGGACGGTTCGACCAACATGGTTGCGGCCGATGGCAGCGAATGCGGTACCTCACCCGCCTGGTGCTTCCCGTTTTATTGCATCGAATCGGTGTTTCTTCGCACTGGAGACCGCTCTTGGCTGCGGGGGCTCCTGCCCCATCTAGAGGGCTACCTCAGCTGGTGGCTGAAAAATCGCTGCGACGGAGAAGGGTGGGGTTTCTACAAATGCAGCTGGGAGAGCGGTCAGGACTGTTCGGAGAAATTCCGCATGGCGCAGCCCACCGGAGGGGAGTTGGTTGAACACCTTCGCCCGGTGGACTTGCAGGTTGGTCTGTATTGCAGTGTCGATGTGCTGGTGCGACTGCGCAAGGCGCTTGGCCTACCAGCTGCGCACTGGTCCAAAGAGCGGCAGCGCTTCGTTGCCCTTGTCGGCCAGATGTGGCAGGGAAACTGGTTTTGCGACTTTGACCGACGCAGCCTGGAATGGGTTCGCCCGAACGGTTACTGGGACATCACGAATCTGGCACCGCTGCTGTGTGGCTTGGCGAGTGAGGAGCAGGTGCGCCTTCTCCAACCCAGGATTCGTTGGTACGTGGACAATCCCCGCTACTGGCTCGAATGGCCCTCTTTTTTCTTCATGTTTGCGGAGATCCTTTTCCGCGTGGGCGAGTTGGAGATGGCCGGCGGACTCATCTACCAGACAGCGGATCGGGTCTACCGCCAGTGGGACCGTGCATCGTGGGAGCCAGGCACCCCCTTGCCTGGCGTTAGCCTCGAATGTTGGGGCCTTGACGGACCAAAGGGCTCGGAGGGCTATGGCTGGGGGGCGACCATGCCCATGCACATCATCCGGGGCATTCTCGGTTTCCGGGAGAGCCCGCAGCGGCCGGGCGCCTTCATTCTCAGCCCGGCTTTGCCTGAAGGCATGGTGCCCGGAGCAGGGCGAAGCCTGGGTGTGTGCAACCTTCGTTTTTGGGAATATCAATTCGACCTCGTTTACGAGGACAAAGGCAACGGCCTGCTTGAGGTCCAGCTCGGTTTTTCTGGACAAAGTCCAGTGTGCGCCATCCGGGGCGCAGATGGGCAAGACCTGCCCTTCCGCGTGTGTCGCCGCGGCGCGCGGGAGACAGTGTGCTGCATGTTGCGCAACTATTCCACTCATGTGGTCGATTTTGGGCATCCACAGGAGCATTGAGAAGAGGTCGGAAAGGAACGGAGCATGGAGAGCGTATTCACGATTTCGGAGGAGGAACTGCGCAGGCTTGGGAAGGATGACCGCCAACTTGATTTGGCGGTGATACACCTCACCTTTGAGGGTATTCAGATCTTTGGCGGGGGCGTGTGCACGGTGACAAGGGGCCACCTGGAAGCCCTGGGCCGTCTGCAAGACACCCTGCGACGTCGAGGAATACGGATCACGCCTTACTTCTTGGAAATCGCCTATGCGCCAGACCACCCCCGCCGCGACCGGCGCTATGAGGAATACGCGCGGCAAAAGGTGGCGGCCATGGGTGGCGAGGTGGCCTACCTCACCAACTACAGCGTCGGTGATGAGCCGTTCACCAAGTGGGGGGTGAAGGACCTTGGTCCTGTGGAAAACTGGAAACACGCCTGTGCCTCGGGCACTGCCCTGGCGCTGAACTTTGCGCGACGCCACCAGGCAGCCGTGCTCTACTGCCACGACTGTGTGTATGCCCTGGCCTCCCTGTACGCGGCCCTGGAGGCCGACGCCTACGGTGCGGACATCCGCGCCGTCTACGTGGTGCACTCCACTGCGCTGACGCACGAGTTGCCCCTGCCCAATCCAGATCGCCTCATGGCGGAGGCGGTGGCGATGCACTGGCCGAAGGTCTCGCCGCGTGTGCGTATCGGCTATATCAGCGAATTTATCCGCGGGCACCTCATCTCGGACTATGGCGTGCGTCCGGAACACACCGTGCCTACGGGTAACGGCCTCAACCCCGATGACTCGCATTTTCGCCTGCGGAGCGAAGAGGAAATCGTGGCAAAGCTGCGCGAACACCACATTCCGCTTGACAAACCGCTCATGGTGGCATGGGGAAGGGCAGTGGCGTACAAGCGCTTCGACGTGGTCATGAAAGTCGCGGCCGAGCTGCGCGATGCGGTGCATGCCGTCGTCGTTGTCTCCCCGCGTTCGCAGGAACTCCTGCAGCTCAAGGAAGACCTGCATCTGGACATGTCCTTGATCTTCGCCTTTGATGCGGAGCTTATCGCTTGCTTGCTGCAGTGGAAGAACACAGTTGCCGTGCCTATCTTGGCCTATTTGGAGCCGTGCGGCCTGACGCCCATGGAGACACGGATGCAGGCAAGGCGCCAGGGGCCGCTGGTCATTACCTCGGATACGGGCGGCTTGCCCGAACAGATCGAGCATGGCGTGGACGGATTTGTCACTCGGCAAGACGACGTTGCTCACGTGGCGGAGACGGTGCGGCGCATCATGGCAATGACTGATGCGGAAAGGGCGCGCATGCGCAGGGCCGGCCTCGAACGCATCCTCCGCCAATACACCTGGCGCAGCCAGATTCTCACGACGCTTGCCGCGCTCAGCCCGGATGTGCGGTTGGTGGCCGACGAGGTGCGCAATGAGTGTGTCGCGGAGGAATTGCGCGCCCTGCAGTAGCGTCATTGGAGGAAAATGCTTGCGTTGGGTCGAAAAATTCCGTATACTACGGCATGAGAGGTTCCCCGCAGCGCATACTGCTGATCAAACTGAGGGCCATCGGCGACGTGGTGCTGGCCACGCCGGCGCTCACTGCGGCGCGCAGGGCCTTCCCGGAGGCGCGAATCGATTTCTTGACTGAGCCACCCTCGCGCCAGGTGCTGGAGGGGAACAGCGATGTCGATGAGGTGCTGCTCCACGACCGGCGGGCTCCCTTAGCGGCCCGGGTGCGATTTCTGAGGCGGTTGAGGGCCAAGGGCTATGACTTGGTCATCGACCTGTTCGGCAACCCGCGCAGCGCCTTGTTTACTCTGTTGACAGGCGCACCGACGCGCGTCGGCTTCAACTTCAGAGTCAGGCAAGCGGCATACAATGTCCGTGTGCCTGCCCGTGGACACCTGGTGCACGAGGTGGAGTTCAACCTGGATGCCCTCCGTGCCATCGGGGTGCAGGTGGGAGTGCCGCGACTTCAGTTCCCGGTACCCGAGGCTGCGCGGCACTTTGCCCAAGAGTTCGTGGCCAAGAATGGGCTGTCCGACAAGCTGCTCATAGGCTTGAACAACTCCGGGGGCTGGCCGGCGAAGCGCTGGCTACCCGAAAGGGCTGCGCGCCTGGCACAACTCCTGGCGGAACGGCATGGGACCAGGGTTGTGCTACTGTGGGGTCCTGGCGAACGAGATCAGGCGGAGCAGATCGCTGCGGCTGCCGGCGGGGATGTGCTCCTAGCGCCGCCCACGGATCTGCACCAGCTCGCAGCCCTGCTGGCTCGCCTTCGCTTGCTGGTGACCACTGACTCAGCTCCTATGCACATCGCTGCAGCTGTGGGCACGCCGGTGGTAGCTCTGTTTGGGCCCACCAATCCCTTGCTCCAGGGGCCATTTGGGCCGGGCCACATAGTGGTGCGTAACGAGTCGCTCTCCTGCTTGGGATGCAATCGCACGACGTGCGAGGACGGAGCGTGCATGCGCGAGCTGGCGGCGGAGACAGTCTATGCTGCGTGTGCTGAGGCGCTCAGCTCAAGTCGGCCTGGCCAGGAGGGGCGTTCGCATGCCCAGTGAGCGGTCCTCGGTCCCCATTTCGGTGGTGATCATTACCCGGGACGAGGAGGACAACATCGAAGCTTGCCTGCAGAGCGTACAGTGGGCGGACGATATTGTGGTGGTGGACGCGGAGAGCCAGGACCGAACCGTTGAGCTTTGCCGCAAGTTCACCACGCGGGTCTATCAGCGCCCCTGGCCTGGCTATGCAGCCCAAAAAGCCTTTGCCGTGGAGCACGCCAAGCACGAGTGGGTGCTGAGCCTGGACGCGGACGAGAGGGTAAGCGATGCCCTGCGCGATGAGCTGACGAGCCTTGTTTTTTCAGGGCCGAAGTGTGATGGCTACTATGTGCCTCGGCTCAGCTCATATCTCGGCAAGTGGATTACGCATTGCGGCTGGTATCCTGGGTATCAGCTGCGGTTCTTCCGGAAGAGCAAAGTGAGCGTAGCGCAATCGCGTGTGCACGAGGGCTTCGTCGTGCAGGGAACAGTCGGCTACCTCCGCGGAGAGCTGCTCCACTACTCGTACCGCGACCTCGAGGAGAACCTGCAGAAGTTGAACCGCTATTCGACCCTGGAGGCGCTCGATCGGGTGGGCAAAGCGAGGGCCAGGTGGTACGACTTTGTGCTACATCCGCTGTCTGAGTTCTTGAGGAAGTTCATTGCTCTTGGGGGAGCTTTGGAGGGAACACACGGCTTCGTCCTTTGCGCGATGTCCGCGTTCCAGAAGATGGCCCTTTACATGAAGATCTGGCAACTGCAGCACAGGGAGCAGCTCAGGGAGGCCTATGGGCGCGCCGGTGCTCCCAGATGCCGGCTTGAACCAGTGGGAGACGATGCGTCTTTCGGTAATCACCATCACGCGCAATGAGGCGCACAATATCGAGGACTGCCTGCGGAGCGTCTCCTGGGCTGACGAGATTGTCGTGGTGGATTCTGGCAGTGATGATGGGACGGTCGAGTTGGCGCGGCAGTTCACGGAAAAGGTGTACACCGTCCCATGGCAAGGTTACTCCGCCAACAAGAATTTCGCGCTGGAGAAGGCAACGGGTGAGTGGATCCTGTGGCTGGACGCCGACGAGCGCGTGCCCGAAGAGCTCGCCCGCGAGATCCAGAGCGCGCTGGCCGAGAACCCGGCCGTCGCTGGCTTTGAGATTCCGCGGCTCGCCTTTTTCATGGGCAGATGGATAAGACACGGCGGCTGGTATCCCGGGCGTGTGGTGCGCCTTTTCCGCCGGGGACAGGGTCGTTTCTCTGACGACCCCGTGCACGAAGGGGTCGTCCTGGCAGGGCCCTGCGGGCGACTACGGCACCATTTGCTCCACTACACCGATCTGACGCTGGAGCACTATCTGGACAAGCTCAATGCCTACACCACGCTTTCTGCTCACGCATTGCTGGCGAAAGGGAGAACCGCTGGCCTATGGGAAATGCTTGCCCGGCCGGTGCATACTTTCGCCAAGATGTACTTTTTCAAGGCAGGTTTTTTGGATGGTATCCAAGGGCTCATGCTTGCGCTCCTGTCGGCAGGGCATACGTTTGCCAAGTACGCGAAAGTCTGGCAGGGATGCCTTCAGAGCAAGTCGTGTGTGCTCTCCCACGCTGGGCCTGCCGAGGTAGGCCGCCACAGGATTGAGGAAGCGGCAAAGAGGGAGCACAGGCCTGACTGACCTGCGCCAGGGGAGGAAGACCATATGCAGATATCCGTAGAAGAACGCCAAGGGGTCAAGGTGGTACGGTTGCACGAGAAGCGGTTGGACAGCCCTCTGGCCCCAAAGCTGAAGACTGAACTCTTAGTGTTACTGAGCCAGCCGCCGCACAAGATCGCCTTGGACCTCAGCGAAGTTGAATATGCCGATAGCTCTGGTCTGGGCGCGCTGCTGCTGGGGGTGCGCCAGGCGCGCGACAAAGGTGGCAAGATGGTCCTGGTGAACACCCAAAAGCGCGTGTCGGACCTCATCCGCATCGCTCATTTGGAGGAGATCTTGCCGACATTTGCCAGCGAACAGGAGGCCATCAGCCTGCTCAACTCAGTGGCAAACCCCTCATGAAGGGAATGGAAGGCCGAAGCAACCTGATTGGGGAGGAGCTATGCCCATCTACGAGTACATCTGCGAGTCGTGTGGGAAGAGAGTGAGTCTCCTCATCTGGCCTTCAGGCGGCGATGAGGAGAAATGCACCAAGTGCGGGAGTACCAAGCTCCGCCGCATTATGTCCCGCTTCGCGGCTCCCCTGTCGGAAGAAGCGCGCTTGGAACGGCTGGCCGATCCGAGTCAATGGAGCGGCTTCGACGAGAATGACCCGGC
The genomic region above belongs to Calditrichota bacterium and contains:
- a CDS encoding glycosyltransferase family 9 protein, whose protein sequence is MRGSPQRILLIKLRAIGDVVLATPALTAARRAFPEARIDFLTEPPSRQVLEGNSDVDEVLLHDRRAPLAARVRFLRRLRAKGYDLVIDLFGNPRSALFTLLTGAPTRVGFNFRVRQAAYNVRVPARGHLVHEVEFNLDALRAIGVQVGVPRLQFPVPEAARHFAQEFVAKNGLSDKLLIGLNNSGGWPAKRWLPERAARLAQLLAERHGTRVVLLWGPGERDQAEQIAAAAGGDVLLAPPTDLHQLAALLARLRLLVTTDSAPMHIAAAVGTPVVALFGPTNPLLQGPFGPGHIVVRNESLSCLGCNRTTCEDGACMRELAAETVYAACAEALSSSRPGQEGRSHAQ
- a CDS encoding zinc ribbon domain-containing protein, with the translated sequence MPIYEYICESCGKRVSLLIWPSGGDEEKCTKCGSTKLRRIMSRFAAPLSEEARLERLADPSQWSGFDENDPASVARFVKKMGSALGEDLGEDIDQLAEEAAREADEAKKGEGQDESAEL
- a CDS encoding glycosyltransferase family 4 protein, producing the protein MESVFTISEEELRRLGKDDRQLDLAVIHLTFEGIQIFGGGVCTVTRGHLEALGRLQDTLRRRGIRITPYFLEIAYAPDHPRRDRRYEEYARQKVAAMGGEVAYLTNYSVGDEPFTKWGVKDLGPVENWKHACASGTALALNFARRHQAAVLYCHDCVYALASLYAALEADAYGADIRAVYVVHSTALTHELPLPNPDRLMAEAVAMHWPKVSPRVRIGYISEFIRGHLISDYGVRPEHTVPTGNGLNPDDSHFRLRSEEEIVAKLREHHIPLDKPLMVAWGRAVAYKRFDVVMKVAAELRDAVHAVVVVSPRSQELLQLKEDLHLDMSLIFAFDAELIACLLQWKNTVAVPILAYLEPCGLTPMETRMQARRQGPLVITSDTGGLPEQIEHGVDGFVTRQDDVAHVAETVRRIMAMTDAERARMRRAGLERILRQYTWRSQILTTLAALSPDVRLVADEVRNECVAEELRALQ
- a CDS encoding DUF1854 domain-containing protein translates to MSEIQDSGRATLREVGVRYLTPENSHFFIGSLGSLHCIVDDQEAYANVHCLLSFPISFPQNFISVWYTDERGKEHEIGVIERLEDFPGETQQLIRQSLGRQYYEQRIRRIYETRWEYGLIFFDVETDSGRTQFSMRWQHEKALEYGQNGKVLLDTFDNRYVIPSVADLPSSDRNKLMRFIYW
- a CDS encoding glycosyltransferase family 2 protein gives rise to the protein MPSERSSVPISVVIITRDEEDNIEACLQSVQWADDIVVVDAESQDRTVELCRKFTTRVYQRPWPGYAAQKAFAVEHAKHEWVLSLDADERVSDALRDELTSLVFSGPKCDGYYVPRLSSYLGKWITHCGWYPGYQLRFFRKSKVSVAQSRVHEGFVVQGTVGYLRGELLHYSYRDLEENLQKLNRYSTLEALDRVGKARARWYDFVLHPLSEFLRKFIALGGALEGTHGFVLCAMSAFQKMALYMKIWQLQHREQLREAYGRAGAPRCRLEPVGDDASFGNHHHAQ
- a CDS encoding ABC transporter ATP-binding protein; the encoded protein is VGIGFMLFSLNARLALFVLIPVPFVVLGTWFFWHTIYPRYYRFWDSQSKLAALLNGMLSGIRTVKAFAQERREQKRFDGVAGYLRDSRRAVDRGSATFFPIFGYAFSLGGLIVWLAGGRSVIGGQITLGTLMAFLGYLGMFYGPISALTMFSNWLTGFLTAGQRIFEVLDADVTLRPPEHPRPVRAVRGRIEFRNVTFGYDPYDPVLRNISLVIEPGQLVGIVGKSGSGKTTLVNLICRFYEPQQGQILIDGIDVREMSNEDLRRHVGLVLQEPFLFRATIAENIAYGRPDATPAEIIDAAKAANAHRFIMRQPSGYDTRLGERGAGLSGGEKQRISIARALLCDPSILILDEATSNVDTESELQIQEALSVLCKGRTTIAIAHRLSTLRGADIIYVLDDGCIVEQGSHEELMSKEGLYYRLVMIQTRLTKLEA
- a CDS encoding glycosyltransferase family 2 protein: MRLSVITITRNEAHNIEDCLRSVSWADEIVVVDSGSDDGTVELARQFTEKVYTVPWQGYSANKNFALEKATGEWILWLDADERVPEELAREIQSALAENPAVAGFEIPRLAFFMGRWIRHGGWYPGRVVRLFRRGQGRFSDDPVHEGVVLAGPCGRLRHHLLHYTDLTLEHYLDKLNAYTTLSAHALLAKGRTAGLWEMLARPVHTFAKMYFFKAGFLDGIQGLMLALLSAGHTFAKYAKVWQGCLQSKSCVLSHAGPAEVGRHRIEEAAKREHRPD
- a CDS encoding STAS domain-containing protein, encoding MQISVEERQGVKVVRLHEKRLDSPLAPKLKTELLVLLSQPPHKIALDLSEVEYADSSGLGALLLGVRQARDKGGKMVLVNTQKRVSDLIRIAHLEEILPTFASEQEAISLLNSVANPS